ACAGCGGCGGATCAGTGGTGGTTTCCCGCCCGCCCGCGCCAACCCGTCACCGGCAGCGCGAACTTGGCCACAAGCCGGTCCGTGAACGGTGCCCGGTGCAGCCGCGCGAGCCGCACCGGCGTCTTGCCGCGGCGCACCTCCACCCGTGCCCCGGCCGGGAGTTCGACCGAGCGGCGGCCGTCCAGCCAGAGCACGCCGTGCGGCGTCTTCTGCTGCACCTCGACCGCCAGCACCGACTCCGGCGAGGTCACCAGCGGCCGGGCGAACAGCGCGTGGGCGCTGATCGGCACCATCAGCAGCGCCTCCACCTCCGGCCACACCACCGGCCCGCCGCCGGAGAACGCGTACGCGGTCGACCCGGTCGGCGTCGCGCACACCACCCCGTCGCAGCCGAAGTTGGACACCGGCCGGCCGTCGACCTCGGTGACCACCTCCAGCATCCGCTCCCGGGCCGCCTTCTCGATCGACGCCTCGTTCAGCGCCCAGTCCTCGTGGATCACGTCCCCGTTGGTGCGCACCAGGACGTCGATCGTCATCCGCTCCTCGACCTCGTAGTCAGCGTCGACCACCCGCTCGACCACCACGGCCAGGTCGTCCCGCTCGGCCTCCGCCAGGAAGCCCACCCGGCCCAGGTTGATCCCGAGCATCGGCAGCCCCGACTCGCGGGCCAGCTCCGCCCCGCGCAGCAGCGTGCCGTCGCCGCCCGCGACGAGGATCAGCTCGCAGCCGTCCGCCGCCCCGTGCCCGCCCGGCACCCGCTCGACACCCTCCGGCAGATCGAGGCCGACCGCCTCCGACGCCAGCAGCCGGATTCTGATCCCCGCCTTCAGCAGGCCGTGCACCAGCCCTTCCACGCTGCGCAGCGCAGCCTCGCGGCCGGTGTGCGCGATCAGGAAGACCGTACGTTCCTCGCTCATGCCCGCTGCCCTCTCCCTAACGTCTGCCGGATCGTCCTCGATCCGTACGGCCACCACCACGCTGCGGCGGCGGCAGGACGTCCGCCGAGCACCCTACCGGGGGCCCTCGGCGACGGCCCGGTCCGCCTCGGCCGGGTCCAGCTGCGGCGCGTCCCGGCGCAGCCACAGGAAATACTCGACGTTGCCGGACGGCCCCGGAAGCGGGCTGGCGGTGACCGCCCGCACCCCGAGCCCGAGCTGCCACGCCTGCCCGGCGACCTGACGGATCGTCTCCGCCCGCAGCTCCGGGCTGCGCACCACGCCGCCGCTGCCCAACCGTTCCTTGCCGATCTCGAACTGCGGCTTCACCATCAGCACCAGGTCGGCGTCCGGCGCGCAGCATCCGGCCAGCGCCGGCAGCACCAGCCCCAGCGAGATGAACGACAGGTCGCCCACGACCAGGTCGACCGGTGTCCCGCCGATCCCCTCCACGGTGAGTTCGCGCACATTGGTGCGGTCCATCACGGTCACCCGGTCGTCGCTCTGCAGTGACCAGGCCAGCTGCCCGTAGCCGACGTCCACCGCCAGCACGTGCGCCGCCCCGGCCCGCAGCAGCACATCGGTGAAGCCGCCGGTGGACGCTCCCGCGTCCAGCGCCCGCCGCCCCTCGACCACCAGGCCCTGCGGCACGAACGCGGCGAACGCCCCCGCCAGTTTGTGGCCGCCGCGCGACACGTAGTCCGGGTCGCTGTCGTCCTTCGCCACCACGACCGCGGCCGAGGTCTCCACCTGCGTGGCCGGCTTGGTCGCGGTGCTGCCGCCGACCGTCACCCGGCCCGCCGCGATCAGCTCGCTCGCGTGCTCCCGCGACCGGGCCAGCTTGCGGCGCACCAGCTCCGCGTCGAGTCGGCGTCGTGCCACTGCCACTGCTGTTCCATCTCCTGTACGCCGCTCCGGTCGGCAGAGCCGGTCCGGGCGGTCACTCGTCGTCGAGGGCGGCCAGAATGTCGGTCAACCGCTGGTGAACATCTTCGTACACCGCGGGGTGCGCCTCGGTCTCCGCCCCGTCCAGGACCTCCAGCCGGTCGAGCGCGTCGTCCACGGCCGGGTGACCGGTGAGGGCGGACTCAGGCACCGCCGTCCTCCTTCGGGGCCGGGCGGCGGGTCACCGTCTTCTTGACCACCGTCTTCTTCGTCGCCGCCTTCTTCGCCGTGGGCGGCTGCGCGACCGTGCGCTTCGCCGTCGCCTTGCGGGTGGTCGTCTTCTTCGCGGTCGTCTTCTTCGCCGCGCCCTTCTTGGCGGCGGACGGCTGTGCCGCGGTCTTCTTCGCCGGGGCGCGCTTCGCCGGGGGCTTCTTCGCGGCGGGGGGCCGCGCGGCCGCCGGCTTCTCCCGCTGCGGCTCGGTCCCGGTGTCCGGCTCCGCCGTGCTGGCCGGCTCCGCCTTGCCGTCCGGGGCCGTCGCCGGCGCCGTGTCCGGCGCGAAGTGCACGGGCTCCGGCACATCGTCGTCGTCCCACCCGGCGTCGAACAGCCCGTCCGCCCGGTTCGCGGGCTTCGTGCCCGCCCGCGGCGCCGGCGGCTCCTCCTCGTCGACCGAGCGGAGCTTGCCCTCCAGGTAGCTCAGCACGACGCCGACCTTCACCATCTGGTCGCCGACCCGCTCGAAGACCCGCTCCACCTCGCCGCGGGCCACGCCGACGGCGAGATCGACACCGGCCCGGCCGACCGTGACCGCCTCCGTCGCCAATATCTGCAGCGACTTCACCGAGGGCGGCAGCTGTTCGCCGACCCGCTTCTCCACCGCCGCGACGTCCACGCCGCTGCGCTCCAACAGGTCGGACGCCGCCCCCACCACCCGGCGGCCCGCCTCCTCCGCGATCCCCGCCGCGACCACCACCACGCCCCGCACCGCATCACGCAGCATCCGAACGCCTCCTCCGCTTGCCCGGGTCCGCTCCGACGCTACCCCGTACCGCCCCCGCACCGCTGCACCGCACGACCAGCCGGGTTTCCGGCTGGGTTAGCGTGGGGGCGATCGGACGGCGCCCGGCCCTCCGACCGCGGTCGACGGAAGCGGGACGGCGATGGCCGACATCGAGGAGTGCCGGACGGCACTGGAGCAGCTCAGCCGCAATCTGGCCGGCTCCGAGGGCGACGTCCGCAAGGCGGCCGCCATGGACCGCTCGCTGACCTGCCACCTCACCGATCTCGACCTGACCTTC
This genomic window from Streptomyces sp. TLI_235 contains:
- a CDS encoding NAD+ kinase, producing MSEERTVFLIAHTGREAALRSVEGLVHGLLKAGIRIRLLASEAVGLDLPEGVERVPGGHGAADGCELILVAGGDGTLLRGAELARESGLPMLGINLGRVGFLAEAERDDLAVVVERVVDADYEVEERMTIDVLVRTNGDVIHEDWALNEASIEKAARERMLEVVTEVDGRPVSNFGCDGVVCATPTGSTAYAFSGGGPVVWPEVEALLMVPISAHALFARPLVTSPESVLAVEVQQKTPHGVLWLDGRRSVELPAGARVEVRRGKTPVRLARLHRAPFTDRLVAKFALPVTGWRGRAGNHH
- a CDS encoding 23S rRNA (cytidine1920-2'-O)/16S rRNA (cytidine1409-2'-O)-methyltransferase, whose amino-acid sequence is MAVARRRLDAELVRRKLARSREHASELIAAGRVTVGGSTATKPATQVETSAAVVVAKDDSDPDYVSRGGHKLAGAFAAFVPQGLVVEGRRALDAGASTGGFTDVLLRAGAAHVLAVDVGYGQLAWSLQSDDRVTVMDRTNVRELTVEGIGGTPVDLVVGDLSFISLGLVLPALAGCCAPDADLVLMVKPQFEIGKERLGSGGVVRSPELRAETIRQVAGQAWQLGLGVRAVTASPLPGPSGNVEYFLWLRRDAPQLDPAEADRAVAEGPR
- a CDS encoding histone H1-like nucleoprotein HC2; this translates as MLRDAVRGVVVVAAGIAEEAGRRVVGAASDLLERSGVDVAAVEKRVGEQLPPSVKSLQILATEAVTVGRAGVDLAVGVARGEVERVFERVGDQMVKVGVVLSYLEGKLRSVDEEEPPAPRAGTKPANRADGLFDAGWDDDDVPEPVHFAPDTAPATAPDGKAEPASTAEPDTGTEPQREKPAAARPPAAKKPPAKRAPAKKTAAQPSAAKKGAAKKTTAKKTTTRKATAKRTVAQPPTAKKAATKKTVVKKTVTRRPAPKEDGGA